Part of the Limihaloglobus sulfuriphilus genome is shown below.
TATTCAAACAATTGGTGTTTGCGTTTTGTACCGTATATTCCGCTGTAGTAAATTCATACCAGACACCGGGAGATGTTGCATAAAAGAGGTTATCTGTCGGCCCGCTCTGTGTTCCGGCAAACGTATCTGGGTTGCCGTCAGCATTATTGTCGATATATTCAGAAAAAGTAACGTGGATTCTTGAGACGGTCTCAGCCAAATTTCTTTTACCGAGAAAAGATAACTGTACTACATCGCCTTGAGAAACCGCGGGGCAGCCATCTAATGCGTTGCGGTCGAGACCGTAGTCTTCTCCTGCAGCTCGTGTGTCGGTCTGGATATAATTGACAACGCGGTTTCCGTTGGGCTGGGTGTTCAATGAAAACGCTGATCTTTGCGGATCGTGGGTGTCGTAATAACGCCAGCCCTGCATACCATTTGCTGCATCAAAATCGCCGTTAATAAGTTCGGGGACAACTGTTACTGCCGCTGTGGCAACAGACACCGCTGCCAACATCAGCACCATAAGATTTGTTTTGTTACTCATTTTTTCTCCTCATTTCCTAATTAAAAGTAATGGAGTAATATAAAACACTTACTTATTTTAACTGGTGTGATTGAGCGTGTCAACGTAAAATAAAAATAAAATAAAAAAAAGCCGCTATAAGCTAAGTTTTTCCGCTTTTGGGTGGATATTTGTTTTAAGGCTGTTATTATTTCTCAAAAATCAATAACATTAACCCTCGAAATTATTAAAGGTGAAATTATGTTTAAAAGATCTTTATTTGTTTTTGTTGTTACGCTACTAACTGCTGTTTTGCCGGCATTTTCAGATGAGAGCTATACTTTTGGAAACGATGTCGTTGTATTTGATGTGTGGGAGTATTTTGACTCTGCCGGCATTGATACTATCGGTGAGCGGGCAGATGCGCTGTATTTTATCACAAGCCTCCAGGGGATTGTAAACCGCGATGCGCCCAGGCTCTATATCTATGCAGCGCTGGCGCTGTTTGACGTGGAAACCAGGCATTATTATGAGCCCGATTACAGAGAAAAACCGGTGACAGAGCTGGATAAATTCTGGATGTCGTATTTCAGGCGTCAGGGGTATTTTGGAGATAACAGGGCGTTTAAGGTCAAAGACCTCAAAACACTTGTCAGCCGTTTTAGAAATGAAATAGAAGGTTTAGTCTTGTGGGATATGCAGGTTCCGGCAACCT
Proteins encoded:
- a CDS encoding PEP-CTERM sorting domain-containing protein, translating into MSNKTNLMVLMLAAVSVATAAVTVVPELINGDFDAANGMQGWRYYDTHDPQRSAFSLNTQPNGNRVVNYIQTDTRAAGEDYGLDRNALDGCPAVSQGDVVQLSFLGKRNLAETVSRIHVTFSEYIDNNADGNPDTFAGTQSGPTDNLFYATSPGVWYEFTTAEYTVQNANTNCLNIIFKYRDESGAFVAGNYAIDTVQFVPEPATIALLGLGAVGMIKRRRA